A genomic region of Pyrus communis chromosome 14, drPyrComm1.1, whole genome shotgun sequence contains the following coding sequences:
- the LOC137715312 gene encoding NAC domain-containing protein 72-like, protein MGVPETDPLSQLSLPPGFRFYPTDEELLVQYLCRKVAGYQFNLQIIAEIDLYKFDPWVLPSKALFGEKEWYFFSPRDRKYPNGSRPNRVAGSGYWKATGTDKVITTEGRKVGIKKALVFYVGKAPKGTKTNWIMHEYRLIEPSRKNGSSKLDEWVLCRIYKKSNGSAAAAAAAAQKPVTSVSSKEHSNGSSSSCSSQLDDVLEWLPDIDDQSFTLPRINSLKTLLQQQDSKINFQNTSSGNFDWATLAGLNSAPELNLNNQTQPGQGLMNLNFNNNDVSPFNPASLPRGMAAGEVGKTAEEEVQSGLRTQRVDNSNFFQQHSQNICYPVRPSVFGLWQ, encoded by the exons ATGGGTGTGCCGGAAACCGACCCTCTTTCTCAGCTGAGCCTGCCGCCGGGGTTTCGATTCTATCCGACGGACGAGGAGCTTCTGGTTCAGTACCTCTGCCGCAAGGTTGCTGGGTACCAATTCAATCTGCAAATAATTGCTGAAATTGATCTTTACAAGTTTGATCCTTGGGTTTTACCAA GCAAAGCGCTATTTGGGGAAAAAGAATGGTACTTTTTCAGTCCGAGGGACCGGAAATACCCGAATGGGTCGCGACCCAATCGGGTTGCTGGGTCCGGGTACTGGAAGGCAACTGGAACTGATAAGGTTATTACAACTGAAGGTCGAAAAGTAGGGATTAAAAAAGCACTTGTTTTCTATGTGGGAAAAGCCCCAAAAGGCACCAAGACCAACTGGATTATGCACGAGTATCGCCTCATCGAGCCCTCTCGCAAAAATGGCAGCTCCAAG TTGGATGAATGGGTTTTGTGTCGTATTTACAAGAAGAGCAACGGCTCGGCAGCGGCAGCGGCAGCGGCAGCACAGAAGCCCGTTACGAGCGTTTCGAGCAAAGAGCACAGCAACGGCTCCTCGTCATCGTGCTCTTCTCAGCTCGACGACGTGCTCGAGTGGTTGCCGGATATTGACGACCAGAGCTTCACCCTGCCCCGGATAAACTCGCTCAAGACGCTGCTGCAGCAGCAGGACAGCAAGATTAATTTTCAGAACACCAGTTCCGGGAACTTCGACTGGGCGACTCTCGCCGGGCTCAACTCGGCGCCAGAACTCAATCTCAATAATCAGACTCAGCCAGGCCAAGGACtaatgaatttgaatttcaataACAATGACGTGTCTCCCTTCAACCCCGCCTCTCTGCCACGTGGAATGGCCGCCGGAGAGGTTGGGAAGACGGCGGAGGAGGAGGTGCAGAGTGGACTCAGAACTCAGCGGGTGGATAACTCGAACTTCTTCCAGCAACACTCTCAGAACATTTGTTACCCGGTCCGGCCCAGCGTGTTCGGGCTCTGGCAGTAA